Below is a window of Staphylococcus succinus DNA.
ATAACGTTACCAAATGCAATAGCGACACCGAGTAATATTGTCCCAATCAAAAACACATTAAAATCTCCAGCTACTCTTAAATATAAAGCTATAATTAACAGTATAGTAGAATATAATATCGTTCGAGACATTGTTAAACGAGATGTGACCTTTGATACCAGCGGAGAGACAATAGCAAAAATAATTAGCGGTATAGTAGTTAGAATGCCAGCAATACTATTATTAATATCCATGACTTGTTTAATTTCATCTACTACTGGACCCACTGAAGTAAGTGGTGCACGTAAAGTAGAAGCAATGAATATAATAGCTAATACCACGCCCCAATTTTCTTTAATTCTATGTATACGAACCGGTTCTGTCATCTTATACCACCTTTCTTTTTCATCTTTAGTTATAATAATAGAACGAATCGATCAAACATATCTTATTTGAACGATTCGTATATAAACAATTCTCTTTAATTAACTATTTCTGTCGCTTTTTCTAAGACAATACGTGTGCCGGCTTTACCATTAAGTGCATCAATTGCATCATCTAATGAACAGATAATAGATTCTTTACCCAATTCAGCAAATTGAATCGCAGCTTCTATCTTAGGTAACATACTCCCTGCTGGAAATTGTCCTTCCACAACATAATTTTTAGCTTGCTCAACAGAAATGGTTTCTAACTTTTGTTCATTAGCTTTACCAAAATTCACATATACATTTGGAACATCTGTCAGCATCATGAACGTATCTGCTTCAACTTGTTGCGCCAACTTTAACCCTGAGCGATCTTTATCGATAACAGCTTCTACACCATGGATTGTTCCATTTTCGTCTCTATAAACTGGTATACCGCCACCGCCAGAAGAAATTACAATCGCTTGATTAATTAACGACTTAATCTGCTCTACGCCATGAATCACTAAAGGTTCTGGAGATGGAACGACACGACGGTACCCTCTACCTGCATCTTCGACCATTACAAAACCGTGTGTTTCCTCTAAACGTTTAGCTTCTAATTCGTTAAAAAATACGCCAATAGGTTTTGATGGATTTTTAAATGCTGGATCATCTTTATCTACTTCTACCATTGTAAGTAAGGTTACAACACTGCTATCAATATTTAAAGATTCCAAGTGGTTTTTTAAGGCTTCTTCCATCATATACCCAATAAAGCCTTGTGATTCAGCATTACATGCGTTAATAGGTAACGGTTCTACAATTTCTTTCGCCGCTTCATTTTGCGCTATAATATTCCCCACTTGCGGACCATTACCGTGTGTGACTACAACATTGTAGCCTTTCTCTTTTAACTCTGCCATTTTACGTGTAGCAGCATATACATTGTTATATTGATTTTCATATGATGCTTCTTGTTTAGGTTGTAATATTGCATTCCCGCCTAAGGCAAGTACAACTCGCTTACCCATATGTTTCACTCCTTAAAGTTAGTGCTACATACATACCATACAATGTATCTTTTCCCGAAGTTGATCCAACTTCTAACAATTGGTTCATGTGATATAATGATGGATCATGTTGTAGCACTGAAATTTTCGAACTAAATTGTCCTTTTTGTGCACATTTCAAAAAAGTTTCACCGACTAGCGTAGTAAGCGGCTTTTCAAGTATATGTGCTAATATTTCTAAATTTCGATTCGTTATATATGGATGAATAAAATGAACAAATAACATACCTGTTAATATATCATCACCTGAAGGCGTGAGTCCTTGTCCTCTACCTATAATATGGCGATAATAAGTTTCAACTGTTTCCCCGTTTTCGTACTCTAATAAGTGCATAAACTTTTTCATTTTTTCGTAATCAAAGTCTGTTTGATGATACTCTGAAAAATCGTAGTGCTTTATGTTACATTCAAATTGCTTAATATGTGTAGTGCTATTCCAGTCATTAATTGGTAATTGTTCAACTTGCCATACAAGTTGATATGATGCATTAAGATAAATTGCATTAGGGCCTAATTTGATAGTTTGGCCCTTATCAATCACCTTAAGTAATTGAGCTTTTGTTTGTTGATCAATGACAATACCAAACGGAAAAGTTCCATTTTCATCACTTCCTACAAATATAAGCTCTTGTTTCTCACTTACAATATTAAATCCTTTTTTAAAAATACTATGCACGTAGAACGATTTTCTCTTTTCCAATATTTCCTGGGCAATCTTGCCTATCGCTGTAGCGTGAAAAATCACGCTTTAAAGCCTAATTTCTCAGCGTAAGCTGTAATTGCTTTTTCAAAACATTCTATTGGAGGATGGACAGTACCAGCACCAATTTGACCATAACCAGCTATTTTATGCGCAATACCTGTATTAATTACAGGTGTAATACCTGTTTCTACAACTTTACGTGCATCTATGCCTAGACAAGCGCCCTTAAAGTTCCATGTCGGAATCGCAAAGTTAGGATTTTCACCAATACAAATCTCTGTCATTTCATTACTGATTTTTAAGGCATCATCAAAACCGCCCGTTCCAACAAATCTCGTAACAGCAGGTGCAGCAATCATTGCCATACCACCTACACCAATCGTTTCCGTAATTGCAGAATCTCCAATATCCGTATTAGCATCATCCGCAGAATAACCAGTGAAATATAAGCCTTGTGGTGTATTAACGGGTGCAGTAAACCATTGATCGCCCATACCTGCAATACGTACGCCAAAATTTTCACCATTACGACACATAGCAGTCACTACGGTTCCATGTTCGATTTGACGCGCAGCATCCATCATTGCTTTTCCAGTAGCCATAGCAATATTTAAGAAAAATTGGTCTGTATCAGCTAAGAATTGAATAACTTCTGTACGCTGTGCTTGTTCAACATCTTCTAAGTCGCTAATAATTGGCGTCACTTCTTTAAGAAACGCTAATGAAGCTGCAATATTACGTTGATGGAATTCGTCACCCATGGCAATCGCTTTAGCAATTAACACATTTACATTCAAACCATCTTTCATTTGGTGCAAGGCTTTACTTAATACTGGACCTAATACATCTTTCATCCAATGCAGACGATTGACTACTGTTTCATTATAAGCACCAAAACGTAGCACCGCACCGATACCTTCATTCATTTGGCAATAAGCTTCATTACCACTTTCTCTATTTTCAACTACGAGTACAGGCATATTTGCAGATGTTATACCTCCCATAGGCCCCACAGCATTCACATGATGGCAAGGTATTAGAGTGATCTTTCCATTTTCTAATAATTCACGTGCACCTTGTTCGTTACTCGCCCAACCTTCAAAAAGAATGGCACCTACACAAGAACCTTGCATCGGATCAGTCATATTTTCATATTCAATTGGCGGTCCAGCATGTAGCAAGACATGGTCTGTAAGTTCAGGAATTTTAGATTTGGCAGGTACCACATCTACTAAAAATGGCGCTGCTGCAATCATTTTGTCAATAACCGCTTGGTTAGCTTCATCTATTGTTTTGTAACCCATGTTATACTGTCTCTCCTTCGTAGTTATTTAAAAATTGTAGTACTTTCATTAATTTTTCATCACCACCAGCAATTGGGCGCCAATTAAATTGAACCACTTGCGCTTCATTAGATTGAATAGCTTCAGTAAAACTTTGCAATCCAATATTAATGACACTTGGTTTATGATTTATCAAATTCATTATTTTATCATCTATAGTTAAATCCACTGGTTCCACATCAAAGTTCTGTACTTCTCGTTCTGGTTGTGCAACCGTACCACCAATTAAATTAATTGCCGTACGAACCATCTGATCATTGGTATCACAAACGATAGCGCCTGCTGCTTTTAAAGTATTAATTTGTGCATGATAGTCTTGATGATCATGTTCTGTCCCAACCACTGTAACAAGTATTGCTAGAGAACGACCATCTTCACTCACTTTAGCGCGTATATTTTGAATTGTTGGCGCAAGCTCACTCGCCATATCATCATGACTACCATAGCCGATGACATTATCTAACATAATCACTGCTGTTGATGGATCTTCTGCAGATTTTTCTAACATTTCAATACGCTTAGTCGGATCAATCATTGGATGTGGTCTACCTTGTGTATAGATATCATCACCTAAATCAATGATTTCATGATTACCACCTTTATAAGAAAATCCTTCCGGTGTTTCGCTATCTGAGTCATCTCCCAATGTATCTTTCACTAACATTGCCGCTTCGGAAGCTAATGTACCACCTGAATAATATCCTTTAATACCATCTTGTTTAGCAGTTAAGTTGACTGAAATATTATCCAAAACTTTTGGCTTGAAGTTTGGTGTATCTCCATTAGATAGTTGTACTGACACACGCGCCGCTTCTTCTAACGTATAAGCATGATAAATATTAGGTTCTGTATAGGTAGGTTTAGCGCCTAAGAACAATGCTACTACTGGTTTATCAATATTTCGTAATACATTAAGTACTTTTTCTTCAACTGCTTTAGCTGGTGGTTTAGAAATCACAGTGATCACTTTCACTTTAGGATCTTGATTTAAGGCTTTAATACTATCGAGCATTGTTATTGCGCCGACTTCTGTAGACAAATCTCTGCCACCAGTTCCAATCGCATTTGTCACGCCTTTACCTTCGCGATCAATAATTGTCGTTACTTCTTGAATACCTGTTCCAGAAGCACCTACCACGCCTATGTCACCTGCATTGACAGTATTAGTAAATGCAAGTGGCAAACCATGTATAATTCCAGTTCCACAGTCTGGCCCCATAACTAAAAGACCTTTATCATGCGCCATTTCTTTTAAACGTACTTCATCTTCTTTTGCAACGTTATCGCTAAACATAAATACATTCAAATTATGGTTAAGTGCATTTTCTGCTTCCATTGCCGCATATTGACCTGGTATAGAAATAAGTGCAAGGTTAGGATTTTCTGCTAGTTCTAATGCACGCTTCCAATTCGAAGCTTCATCTTGTTTGTGTGTCTGACTATCACTTTCTGCTTTTCCTTTTAATTCAGCTTCTACCTCTTGGTCAACTTCATCTATTTTCGTTTCATCATCTGTATCAATGACAATTAAAATATCATTAGGTTTAGCATTTTCTAATTCTGCAGTACCTAATCCCGAAGATTTGAAGATATCCTTGTTTGCAGGTGTGCCCATCATAATAGATACTTGATTCACACCTTCAATAGCAGATAATTTATTCGATAATAACATTAATACAATCGAATCTTGATACGTATTTTCTTTAATTATTGTGTATAGCATACTATTCCTCCGTTATTATTCAGCAAATCGATTTTTTCCGTGGTAACGATCATAGTGCACATTATCTGACACTAAATAGTTATATATTTCATCAACAATTTCAATACCATCACTGTCATATTTATCACTACGCAAGCGTCCGCGTTCGCCTGGATAGAATATTTCACCAAATCCTTCTGCAGCCGGCTGTGCTTTAAGTTCGTCTAACATTGTTGAAATTCTAACCTTAAATTGCTCTAAATCAGTAAAGAATGCTGGATTAATGACAATATGAAGCTGTCCTAAATCTCGCCCTTTCGTCAAATCTTTATACATAGATGAAACATGGACACCATGTGGCACACCTAGTAGACTTCCTGCCAAAATATCAACCATCATCATGAGCCCATAACCTTTAGGCCCCGCTACAGGCACAAGTGCATGTACATCTCTAGCATTTGTTGTTGGTTCGCCTTGCGCATTAACAGCCCATGTATCTGGAATGGATTGATTTTTTGCACGTGCATCAAGTACTTTACCCCAAGCTTGTACAGTTGTAGCCATATCAAATGTAATCATACGTTCATCATTTGAAGGTGCACTAAACGCAATTGGATTTGTACCAAAGTATGGTTCAGTTCCACCAAAAGGCACTACCATTGGGTCAGATTGGCACATACTTAAACCAACCATATCTTGCTGTGCTGCCATCTCTACGAAATAACCTAAAGCACCGCTATGAGAAATATGCTTCACACCTACTACAGCCACTCCGTTTTCTTTAGCCATATCAATCGCTTTGTCCATAGCTTCTTTTGCAGCTTGATGTCCCGGACCGTTATCTCCTTCAAACACACCTGTAGAAGGTCCAGTACGTTCAAATTGATAATTAGGTTTCGTAGTAATACCACCCTTAGCAATACGTTCTGCATAATATTCTACTCTTACCGCTCCATGCGAATGAATACCTCTATAATCTGCGAAAGTAAGTACATCAGCAACATCACTCGCAGCATCTTCATTCAACCCAGCTTTAACTAATTTATTTTTCATTAAGTCAAATAATTTTTCTTTTGATATACGCATCTTCATACCTCCTTATTTTTATCATTCTGTAACAATTCACTTTTTATCGATATTGTTGGATTTATACTTTATCCAATGTTAAAAATAATTTTTTCATAAATTAAATATTCAAATAATATGTGCATTAAAAAGAAGCTACTGAGAACAAATCGTCATTTATTATTTATACATACAATTGCCCTGTTCACTTCTTCAATGTATTTAATAACTAGCGTCAGAGATTAAGTAGTCATAGATACTGCGCGCTACTGGAATACCACTTTCAGCATAATTCTTTTTAACTTCTTCTTGAATTTCACCTGGATAGTAGACCTGATCGAATGCTTTCGCAGGTTCGATATCATGTAACTCATCTACCATGTCAGAAACTTGCCTTAAAAACTGTGCCTCATCCCCAAAGTAAGCAGGATTAATGACAATATGAAATTGCCCTAACCTACGATATTGACTTAAGTCTTCATACATTGAGGTAACATGTTTACCAAAGGGTAATCCTAATAAACTACCAGCTAAAATATCCACCATCATCATGAGCCCATAACCTTTAGGTCCCGCTACAGGCAATAAAGCAGCTACTTCAAATGGATCTGTCGTTGGTTCACCTTGTGCATCAACAGCCCATGTATCTGGAATAGCTTTTTGCTTTGAACGGGCATCTAAAATTTTCCCCCATGCTTGTACAGTTGTAGCCATATCAAATAGTATTGGATCCCCAGATTCTCGTGGCGAAGCAAAAGCTATTGGGTTGGTACCGAAGTACGGTTCGGTACCACCAAAAGG
It encodes the following:
- the arcC gene encoding carbamate kinase — its product is MGKRVVLALGGNAILQPKQEASYENQYNNVYAATRKMAELKEKGYNVVVTHGNGPQVGNIIAQNEAAKEIVEPLPINACNAESQGFIGYMMEEALKNHLESLNIDSSVVTLLTMVEVDKDDPAFKNPSKPIGVFFNELEAKRLEETHGFVMVEDAGRGYRRVVPSPEPLVIHGVEQIKSLINQAIVISSGGGGIPVYRDENGTIHGVEAVIDKDRSGLKLAQQVEADTFMMLTDVPNVYVNFGKANEQKLETISVEQAKNYVVEGQFPAGSMLPKIEAAIQFAELGKESIICSLDDAIDALNGKAGTRIVLEKATEIVN
- the allD gene encoding ureidoglycolate dehydrogenase, translated to MDAEGLVYVEKGKLRHLFKEKLMNVGLPEVQADKTADLLIFADARGIHSHGSVRMQYYAERIVKKGYNLQPKLKFTQQGPSSGTYFGDNAIGHYVAFEAMEEAIALAQSSGIGMVGVQEMGHSGAIGYFVEHAAQQGMVALTVCQSDPMVVPFGGTEPYFGTNPIAFASPRESGDPILFDMATTVQAWGKILDARSKQKAIPDTWAVDAQGEPTTDPFEVAALLPVAGPKGYGLMMMVDILAGSLLGLPFGKHVTSMYEDLSQYRRLGQFHIVINPAYFGDEAQFLRQVSDMVDELHDIEPAKAFDQVYYPGEIQEEVKKNYAESGIPVARSIYDYLISDASY
- the allD gene encoding ureidoglycolate dehydrogenase, which codes for MRISKEKLFDLMKNKLVKAGLNEDAASDVADVLTFADYRGIHSHGAVRVEYYAERIAKGGITTKPNYQFERTGPSTGVFEGDNGPGHQAAKEAMDKAIDMAKENGVAVVGVKHISHSGALGYFVEMAAQQDMVGLSMCQSDPMVVPFGGTEPYFGTNPIAFSAPSNDERMITFDMATTVQAWGKVLDARAKNQSIPDTWAVNAQGEPTTNARDVHALVPVAGPKGYGLMMMVDILAGSLLGVPHGVHVSSMYKDLTKGRDLGQLHIVINPAFFTDLEQFKVRISTMLDELKAQPAAEGFGEIFYPGERGRLRSDKYDSDGIEIVDEIYNYLVSDNVHYDRYHGKNRFAE
- a CDS encoding DUF1116 domain-containing protein, with protein sequence MGYKTIDEANQAVIDKMIAAAPFLVDVVPAKSKIPELTDHVLLHAGPPIEYENMTDPMQGSCVGAILFEGWASNEQGARELLENGKITLIPCHHVNAVGPMGGITSANMPVLVVENRESGNEAYCQMNEGIGAVLRFGAYNETVVNRLHWMKDVLGPVLSKALHQMKDGLNVNVLIAKAIAMGDEFHQRNIAASLAFLKEVTPIISDLEDVEQAQRTEVIQFLADTDQFFLNIAMATGKAMMDAARQIEHGTVVTAMCRNGENFGVRIAGMGDQWFTAPVNTPQGLYFTGYSADDANTDIGDSAITETIGVGGMAMIAAPAVTRFVGTGGFDDALKISNEMTEICIGENPNFAIPTWNFKGACLGIDARKVVETGITPVINTGIAHKIAGYGQIGAGTVHPPIECFEKAITAYAEKLGFKA
- a CDS encoding DUF2877 domain-containing protein, with product MEKRKSFYVHSIFKKGFNIVSEKQELIFVGSDENGTFPFGIVIDQQTKAQLLKVIDKGQTIKLGPNAIYLNASYQLVWQVEQLPINDWNSTTHIKQFECNIKHYDFSEYHQTDFDYEKMKKFMHLLEYENGETVETYYRHIIGRGQGLTPSGDDILTGMLFVHFIHPYITNRNLEILAHILEKPLTTLVGETFLKCAQKGQFSSKISVLQHDPSLYHMNQLLEVGSTSGKDTLYGMYVALTLRSETYG
- a CDS encoding acyl-CoA synthetase FdrA produces the protein MLYTIIKENTYQDSIVLMLLSNKLSAIEGVNQVSIMMGTPANKDIFKSSGLGTAELENAKPNDILIVIDTDDETKIDEVDQEVEAELKGKAESDSQTHKQDEASNWKRALELAENPNLALISIPGQYAAMEAENALNHNLNVFMFSDNVAKEDEVRLKEMAHDKGLLVMGPDCGTGIIHGLPLAFTNTVNAGDIGVVGASGTGIQEVTTIIDREGKGVTNAIGTGGRDLSTEVGAITMLDSIKALNQDPKVKVITVISKPPAKAVEEKVLNVLRNIDKPVVALFLGAKPTYTEPNIYHAYTLEEAARVSVQLSNGDTPNFKPKVLDNISVNLTAKQDGIKGYYSGGTLASEAAMLVKDTLGDDSDSETPEGFSYKGGNHEIIDLGDDIYTQGRPHPMIDPTKRIEMLEKSAEDPSTAVIMLDNVIGYGSHDDMASELAPTIQNIRAKVSEDGRSLAILVTVVGTEHDHQDYHAQINTLKAAGAIVCDTNDQMVRTAINLIGGTVAQPEREVQNFDVEPVDLTIDDKIMNLINHKPSVINIGLQSFTEAIQSNEAQVVQFNWRPIAGGDEKLMKVLQFLNNYEGETV